The nucleotide window AGTCAAAATAGCGATGTAACGGCACCGGAAGTGCGATTCGGGCAAATGGCATGAATGGAAATTAAGTGAAATAAAATGGGCTCGGAATATAGCATTTTGGGGGATTGTTGTCTATTTAGGGGCGGATGGGTTGAATGTCATTTTCTTTTTCTGTAAAATTCGCATCCTTACACACAAGCGTGCCATTTATAATGGCGTAATATTAATCTCATGCGGTGTCAGGGATTGCTTTTGCGATTGGCTTGATAGCGGCATGGCTTCAACTTTGAGGTTTTCTATGAAACAAGGTATTCATCCTGAATATAAAGAAGTTACGGCAACCTGTTCTTGCGGTAACGTGATCAAAACACGTTCTACTTTAGGCAAAGACATCAACCTTGATGTGTGCGGTAAATGCCACCCATTCTACACAGGTAAACAACGTGTTGTTGATACCGGTGGTCGTGTTGAACGTTTTAACAGCCGTTTCAAAATCCCAGGTACAAAATAATCTGAGTTTTGCAAGCCCTGCCTATGGTAGGGCTTTTTTACAGGTAATCGTTAATTTTCAATTACTTTTCAAACATCGTTAATGGCATTTAACGTTTGATATTTTAGGTAGTTACACCATGTCCTATCTTCTTTTAGCCTTGTTTTTTTTGGCTGCCGTTATTTTCATTTTTAATTCTCACTATCGCTGGACGTATTTTTTTGCTATTGCGTTATTTCTCTTTTTCTTCGGGGGGATGACCTTCTTTTCCGGACAGTGGCAAAGAGGCGTGAATTTTGCATCAATACTGTTTGTCGTCTTGATGTTATTCCATCGATTAAAAATTCATTATTACAAACAGCCTTTATTGATTTCAGATTTTTTACTGGTCGCCGATTGGCGTAACTGGGAAACGCTCTTGCATTATAAAGGCGCAATTTTGGCGATTTTCGGTTTGATCGGTTTGTTGGTTTATGCCATTTTTGGTTGGGCGGATGCCGATGCCTTACCGGTGTCTTGGCGGATTTTGGCAGGGGGCGTGAGTGCTGTAGCTTTAGGACTGATGTGGCATTATTCTCGCCACCCTCACGCGACGAAAGTTTGGCTGGACTCTTTGCCGGATGATGGCAGGGATGTATTTTTAAATTTGCCAATGTCATGCCGAGGTGTCTTTTTTAGTGTGCCGAACTTTTCCGGTGATGGTCAAAAATTTCATGAAAAAATGACCGCACTTTTTGCCCAGAAGGCGAATTTTCAAGGGGAAACAAAGCCGGATATTGTGGTGTGTTTACAAGAGTCCACACTGGATCCACATCAATTTGATTTTGATCAGCAGACGATTCCACCACTTTCTATGTTTGAAAAACAAGAAGAGACCGTTTTTATGAGCCCGTTGCGTGTGCATACCTTAGGCGGGGCGACATGGAAATCGGAGTTTGCTTTCTTGGCCGGGGTGCCATCCACCGATTTTGGCGCATTGGCAAACGGTGTGTTCTATTCTGTTGTTCCGCATTTAACCTCCGGATTGGTGAAAAATTTGCGTGAGCAAGGCTATTTTTGTGTTGCCTTATCGCCTTTCACAAAAGGGAATTACAATGCAAAATCCGCCTATGATCATTTTGGTTTTGATTTAATGTTACAGCCACAGGATTTAGGCTATCCTGCGCCGTTGGGGAAAAACCTGTGGCACATTGGCAGCGATGAGATGTTGAAATATGTCGAGATGATTTTGCAAAAACAACATCCGTTATTACAGCATGTTCAACAACCGATGTTTGTTTATGTCTTAACCATGAAGGAACACGGGCCATATCATACGGATACGCCGAATCATTTTAATTTGGTTAAAGATGGCTTAAGCCAGAAAACGATTGCCTGTTTGAATGATTATACGCAGCGTATTGTGGCGCTAAATCAAGCGACAGAAACCTTTCACCACTATTTAAAACAACGCAATACGCCTTATGTGTTCGCGTATTTTGGGGATCATCAAGTGGCGTTTGATAATTGTTTACCACCAAAGTTGGGACAATATGCAAATCCGGATTATGTGACGCAAGTGGTGGTTCGAAGTAATATGCCGTCAAGTTTTACGCAACAGCAAACGTTTTTGGATTTGGCTTTTGTTGGCGGATTATTGCTTGAGATTGCCGGATTGCCTGTTGAAGATGACTTTATGCGCGCGAATATTGCCATGCGGATCTTAAGCGAAGGAAAATTAGAAGATGCGGAAGTACAAAGTTTGGTGAACGATTATCGTCATTATTTATATCAACATCTGAAAATCGCCAAATAAAAGTGGAGAGCTAAAAAAAACTGTACCTTCGTAGTGTGCAACTTGTTGCACGAATGATTAACCTTAATGCGTAATTCACGATTTCATGCGTCGCGTGCATCTTGTTGCACGAATAATTAATCTCGATGTGTAATTCACGATTTCGTGCGTAGCGTGCAACTTGTTGCACGAATGATTAACCTTGATGCGTAATTTACGATTTCGTGCGTAGCGTGCAACTTGTTGCATGAATGATTAACCTTGATGCGTCATTCACGATTTCGTGCGTAGCGTGCATCTTGATGCACGACCAAACCACGCACGGAACATTATTTACCCTTTTCGGACATTCACGATTTCATGCAACAAGTTGCACGCTACGATTCTTTCATCGTTACTTAAAATGTTTGCTTATTTTTATTTTCTTTTAGTGCGCTGACGTTGTTTTTCTTAACAACGCATAACCTAACAAGGCAGACACACAGGAACCTAATAAAATACCGAGACGAGAGAGGGTGTCAAAGTTATCATGCCCGGTTCCTCCGAAGGCAAGGCCGGCAAGGAACATCGACATGGTAAAGCCGATACCGCAGAGCACGGCAATCGCAAAAATCTGCGTGAAATGGATGCCTTCAGGTAATTTTGCAAGGCGTAATTTCACCGATAAGTAACTGAACAGGAAAACGCCAAGCGGTTTGCCGATGATTAAACCGAGCATAATGCCCAAGGTGAGTGGTGAGCTTAAGCTGGAGAATCCCACGTTTTCCAAGGAGACACCGGCGTTAGAAAACGCAAATAACGGCAGAATTAAATAGCTACACCATGGCGCTAAAATGTGTTCGAATTGATGCAAGGGTTTTTCACCTTGACGTCCCTGCATTGGGATACAAAAACCGATGATTACGCCTGCTAAGGTGGCATGAACGCCCGATTTGAGTACGGAAGCCCATAAAATTAAGCCGACCACCATGTAAGCACATAATGCACTGACTTTCAGGCGATTCATCACAACAAGCATGGCAATGGCGATAGCGGCTAAAATGAGAGCCTGTGTACTGAGTTCGTGAGAGTAGAAGATTGCAATAACAACAATGGCACCAAGGTCATCAATAATGGCAAGCGCCAATAAAAAGACTTTGAGCGGTAAAGGGACGCGCTTGCCTAAAAGTGCCACAATGCCGACAGCAAAAGCGATGTCGGTTGCCATCGGAATTGCCCAACCTGATTGAATTTCCGGGCTGTCTTGTGCAATAAAGGAATAGATTAAAGCAGGAACAATCATCCCACCAATGGCCGCAATGGCAGGGAAAATAGCTTGTTGATAGCTGGAAAGGGATCCTTCTAACATTTCACGTTTGACTTCCATGCCCACTAATACGAAGAAAACGGCCATAAAACCATCGTTTACCCACATGAGTAGAGGCTTGGCAATACTAAATGCGCCAAATTGTACGCTGACGGGGGTGTCTAAAAAGTGAAAATAGTTTTCGCTCAGTGCCGTGTTGGCGAGCACAATGGCCATCAAGGCAAAAATCAGCAGCAATACGCCACCGCTAGCTTCAGATTGGAAAAATTTTTG belongs to Aggregatibacter sp. 2125159857 and includes:
- the rpmE gene encoding 50S ribosomal protein L31; amino-acid sequence: MKQGIHPEYKEVTATCSCGNVIKTRSTLGKDINLDVCGKCHPFYTGKQRVVDTGGRVERFNSRFKIPGTK
- a CDS encoding LTA synthase family protein — encoded protein: MSYLLLALFFLAAVIFIFNSHYRWTYFFAIALFLFFFGGMTFFSGQWQRGVNFASILFVVLMLFHRLKIHYYKQPLLISDFLLVADWRNWETLLHYKGAILAIFGLIGLLVYAIFGWADADALPVSWRILAGGVSAVALGLMWHYSRHPHATKVWLDSLPDDGRDVFLNLPMSCRGVFFSVPNFSGDGQKFHEKMTALFAQKANFQGETKPDIVVCLQESTLDPHQFDFDQQTIPPLSMFEKQEETVFMSPLRVHTLGGATWKSEFAFLAGVPSTDFGALANGVFYSVVPHLTSGLVKNLREQGYFCVALSPFTKGNYNAKSAYDHFGFDLMLQPQDLGYPAPLGKNLWHIGSDEMLKYVEMILQKQHPLLQHVQQPMFVYVLTMKEHGPYHTDTPNHFNLVKDGLSQKTIACLNDYTQRIVALNQATETFHHYLKQRNTPYVFAYFGDHQVAFDNCLPPKLGQYANPDYVTQVVVRSNMPSSFTQQQTFLDLAFVGGLLLEIAGLPVEDDFMRANIAMRILSEGKLEDAEVQSLVNDYRHYLYQHLKIAK
- the nhaA gene encoding Na+/H+ antiporter NhaA, encoding MQRIQKFFQSEASGGVLLLIFALMAIVLANTALSENYFHFLDTPVSVQFGAFSIAKPLLMWVNDGFMAVFFVLVGMEVKREMLEGSLSSYQQAIFPAIAAIGGMIVPALIYSFIAQDSPEIQSGWAIPMATDIAFAVGIVALLGKRVPLPLKVFLLALAIIDDLGAIVVIAIFYSHELSTQALILAAIAIAMLVVMNRLKVSALCAYMVVGLILWASVLKSGVHATLAGVIIGFCIPMQGRQGEKPLHQFEHILAPWCSYLILPLFAFSNAGVSLENVGFSSLSSPLTLGIMLGLIIGKPLGVFLFSYLSVKLRLAKLPEGIHFTQIFAIAVLCGIGFTMSMFLAGLAFGGTGHDNFDTLSRLGILLGSCVSALLGYALLRKTTSAH